A genomic stretch from Nitrospiraceae bacterium includes:
- a CDS encoding VCBS repeat-containing protein: TNVFWRNASSGEVAVWRMNGLTITSVGFPGSTSTEWKIKQVGDINGDGEGDILWQNTISGVVGIWLMKEGAIQSFGFLGGVSAEWVVKGVGDINGDGKADVIWRNPDSGMVTVWFMDGLSIHSVGLLGGTPKVWEIQQVGDINADGRADLVWQNRTNGTVAVWLMNGLTITSVGFPASTSLDWEIQLLGDVNGDSKVDVIWRNKKTGMVSVWLMNGATTPLAGFIGGIPLEWEIRQVSDADGDGRGDVILQNRTNGKVAVWLMDGLKIGSVGFPGSTPVNWEIQK; the protein is encoded by the coding sequence TACTAATGTGTTTTGGCGGAATGCGAGTAGCGGTGAAGTCGCTGTTTGGCGGATGAATGGGCTGACTATTACATCGGTAGGTTTTCCTGGAAGTACTTCCACGGAATGGAAGATTAAGCAGGTGGGAGATATCAATGGTGATGGTGAAGGAGACATCCTTTGGCAGAACACCATAAGTGGAGTAGTGGGTATTTGGCTTATGAAGGAGGGAGCAATACAATCGTTCGGTTTTCTGGGTGGTGTTTCAGCCGAATGGGTGGTTAAGGGGGTCGGCGATATCAATGGGGATGGCAAAGCGGATGTGATCTGGCGCAATCCTGATAGTGGAATGGTGACTGTATGGTTTATGGATGGGTTGTCGATTCACTCAGTCGGCCTCCTTGGAGGTACTCCAAAAGTGTGGGAAATACAGCAAGTGGGTGATATCAATGCCGATGGGAGGGCAGACCTGGTTTGGCAGAATCGGACGAATGGCACAGTGGCGGTCTGGTTAATGAATGGACTGACCATTACCTCGGTAGGTTTTCCCGCAAGCACTTCGCTGGATTGGGAGATTCAATTACTTGGAGATGTAAATGGGGACAGTAAAGTGGATGTGATCTGGCGCAATAAAAAAACTGGAATGGTGTCGGTGTGGCTGATGAACGGGGCGACGACACCCTTGGCAGGTTTTATAGGAGGCATACCCCTCGAATGGGAAATTAGGCAGGTGAGTGATGCGGATGGAGATGGTAGGGGAGATGTTATCTTGCAAAATCGGACGAATGGCAAAGTGGCGGTGTGGCTGATGGATGGTTTGAAAATCGGTTCGGTGGGTTTTCCTGGCAGTACCCCGGTGAACTGGGAAATTCAAAAATAA
- a CDS encoding SUMF1/EgtB/PvdO family nonheme iron enzyme: MLHIFFLPLTAVRLSHYRLLTAFLSLGFLLGFSFLAIGETHPPPDEVDEHIAHIASLAKPSPQVAIPEGVFLMGTNRRDDLRHSLEMHYDDTEFPQRHIWVDRFLMDRYEGTLSEYLAFLLTTNRPVSQELRGLIWHLISVHFIPDQALATWPALYITWEEAKTFCEYHNKRLPSEAEWEKAARGESGRIFPWGEMDPTEDLAVFGQYHVHEIPLVATVDSFEDGQSIYKILHLAGNIAEWVNDWLGPDYYPIMPPRNPPGPKSGRYKVVRGGSWKSRPVMLRAATRGGAIPEERSANIGFRCAQSSP, encoded by the coding sequence ATGCTTCACATATTCTTCCTGCCGCTCACAGCTGTTCGACTCTCACATTATCGTTTGCTGACTGCCTTCCTTTCCCTAGGGTTTCTCCTGGGATTTTCCTTTTTGGCAATCGGAGAGACTCACCCACCTCCCGACGAAGTTGATGAGCATATCGCCCATATCGCCAGCTTGGCCAAACCCTCCCCACAAGTTGCCATTCCCGAAGGAGTATTTTTGATGGGGACCAATCGTCGAGACGACCTTCGGCATAGTCTTGAAATGCATTATGACGACACGGAATTTCCTCAACGCCATATTTGGGTGGATAGATTTCTCATGGATCGCTATGAAGGCACTTTAAGCGAATACCTGGCATTTCTGCTTACAACCAACAGGCCGGTCTCTCAGGAACTACGGGGACTCATTTGGCATCTCATTAGTGTGCATTTCATCCCTGATCAGGCACTCGCTACCTGGCCAGCCCTGTACATCACTTGGGAAGAAGCCAAAACATTTTGCGAATATCATAACAAGAGACTGCCATCGGAAGCCGAATGGGAGAAAGCGGCAAGAGGGGAGTCTGGCCGCATCTTTCCGTGGGGGGAAATGGACCCGACAGAGGACTTAGCCGTTTTCGGACAATACCACGTCCATGAAATTCCCCTGGTTGCCACGGTAGATAGTTTCGAGGATGGCCAAAGTATTTATAAAATATTGCATCTGGCCGGTAATATCGCGGAATGGGTTAATGATTGGCTGGGACCGGATTATTACCCCATCATGCCACCAAGGAATCCGCCTGGTCCCAAATCGGGACGCTATAAGGTTGTACGTGGGGGATCATGGAAAAGTCGGCCGGTCATGTTGCGGGCAGCGACCCGTGGAGGGGCCATTCCAGAAGAACGTTCCGCGAACATCGGCTTCCGCTGCGCTCAATCCTCACCCTAA
- the msrA gene encoding peptide-methionine (S)-S-oxide reductase MsrA, translating into MEALMNRNPYFLFSVGLAVLSIGGMAALPQGTLAAEKTQYAKATFAGGCFWCMEEVYEKVDGVVSVVSGYTGGHLANPTYEQVSAGGTGHAEAVEVTYDPTKVTYQRLLEVFWHNVDPTTPNAQFCDHGNQYRTAIFYHDEKQKMLIDESKQAVENSKSFPQPIVTEIIPFSVFFSAEDYHQDFYKKNPVRYKFYKWNCGRSQRLEELWGKP; encoded by the coding sequence ATGGAGGCATTGATGAACCGAAATCCGTATTTTTTATTCAGCGTAGGATTGGCGGTACTGTCGATAGGGGGAATGGCGGCCTTGCCTCAAGGAACTCTTGCAGCAGAAAAGACTCAATATGCCAAAGCCACATTTGCCGGAGGCTGCTTTTGGTGTATGGAAGAGGTGTATGAAAAAGTTGATGGGGTGGTATCTGTCGTCTCCGGGTATACGGGAGGACACCTGGCCAATCCAACATATGAACAAGTGTCGGCCGGAGGAACTGGGCATGCTGAAGCCGTTGAAGTGACTTACGATCCCACCAAGGTCACGTATCAACGTCTGTTGGAGGTGTTTTGGCATAATGTTGATCCTACGACGCCGAATGCCCAATTCTGTGATCATGGCAATCAATATCGAACGGCGATCTTCTACCATGACGAAAAACAAAAAATGTTAATCGACGAATCCAAGCAGGCAGTGGAGAATTCCAAATCATTTCCGCAACCAATCGTGACTGAGATTATTCCGTTTTCGGTTTTCTTCTCTGCCGAAGACTATCATCAGGATTTTTATAAAAAGAATCCCGTCCGGTACAAATTTTATAAATGGAATTGTGGACGTTCGCAGCGCTTGGAAGAGTTATGGGGAAAACCTTAA
- a CDS encoding matrixin family metalloprotease, which produces MKNCRFFLNQTLTVIGMVVGLTACSQLHSSPPPAVDSGPKISPDQGRQILADNAKQKRDEWKTKTFEEFKAQTYKEPFEGGKYIVNGDTPILNEKLLQEFFETRIKESTSSREGVRTKLTVHQVNGQDAVWNSLEKRQLTYCVSKTFGANYEKMKSDMEAAGNAWEAVAAVDFIYVGGEDDACTASNPNVVFDVRPVNVNGQYLARAFFPNEQRSSRNVLVDNSSFQLDPNGKLSLQGILRHELGHTIGFRHEHTRPDSGTCFEDSNWRPLTSYDAFSVMHYPQCNGKGDWTLTLTNIDKNGAACLYGPAQGFTIDTSICQGPDEPPGPIACGPKTETFVGQSVAKNAEQTYGPFMVVPGTLVEVVMHGEANSGDPDLYVRFNQDPTTTAYDCRPYLSGAEEKCVLDVPTNGTAVHVKVRGYSNAHFNLTVTHTPTH; this is translated from the coding sequence ATGAAAAATTGTCGATTTTTTCTCAATCAGACATTGACGGTGATAGGAATGGTTGTTGGATTGACCGCCTGTTCCCAACTTCATTCATCTCCTCCGCCAGCTGTTGACAGTGGGCCAAAAATTTCTCCGGACCAGGGCAGGCAAATTTTGGCGGATAACGCAAAACAGAAGCGGGACGAGTGGAAAACCAAAACCTTTGAGGAGTTTAAAGCCCAAACCTATAAGGAACCCTTTGAAGGTGGGAAATATATTGTGAACGGTGATACTCCCATTCTCAATGAAAAACTCCTACAGGAATTTTTTGAAACCCGAATAAAGGAGTCGACCAGCTCTCGCGAAGGGGTTCGAACGAAATTAACCGTTCATCAAGTCAATGGTCAGGACGCAGTGTGGAATTCTCTAGAAAAACGGCAACTGACCTACTGCGTGAGTAAAACATTTGGCGCAAACTATGAAAAAATGAAGTCCGACATGGAGGCGGCCGGAAATGCGTGGGAGGCGGTGGCTGCTGTTGATTTCATTTATGTGGGGGGAGAGGATGATGCTTGTACGGCGTCCAACCCGAATGTGGTTTTTGATGTACGGCCGGTCAACGTGAATGGCCAATATCTGGCTCGAGCCTTTTTCCCGAATGAACAGCGGTCTTCCCGAAATGTCTTGGTGGATAACAGTTCTTTTCAATTGGATCCAAATGGCAAGCTATCGTTACAGGGGATATTGCGACATGAATTAGGTCATACGATTGGATTCCGGCATGAACATACCCGCCCGGATTCGGGTACGTGTTTCGAAGATAGTAATTGGCGGCCGTTAACCAGTTACGATGCCTTCTCGGTCATGCATTATCCGCAATGTAACGGTAAAGGGGATTGGACCCTGACTCTAACCAACATCGATAAAAATGGGGCAGCGTGTTTGTATGGCCCTGCGCAGGGATTCACCATTGATACCTCAATTTGTCAGGGACCTGATGAACCGCCGGGACCCATAGCCTGCGGACCCAAAACGGAAACTTTTGTCGGGCAAAGTGTGGCCAAGAATGCGGAGCAAACCTATGGCCCCTTTATGGTGGTTCCAGGAACATTAGTGGAAGTGGTTATGCATGGAGAAGCTAATTCCGGTGATCCCGATCTCTATGTTCGGTTCAACCAGGATCCGACAACGACTGCCTATGATTGCCGTCCTTATCTCTCGGGTGCGGAAGAAAAGTGCGTCCTGGATGTGCCAACCAATGGGACTGCGGTCCATGTTAAAGTTCGGGGATATTCTAACGCGCATTTCAATCTGACCGTGACTCATACTCCTACACATTAA